From the Rhizomicrobium palustre genome, the window CAAGTTCTATTACAGCTGGGGCAATAATGACCGGCCCAATCACATCGAGATTTCGGCGCGCCCCGACAATGATTTTATTTATGGCGGATCCTCCCTCGCGACATTCGATGCGGATGGTTTTCCGGTTCCCACCCTGACGCCAGCGATGTTCGACCGGCTCGGCCATGTGGGTGACAATCTTGTCCGGCGCGGCGGACAGCTGACCATTCAGCATTCAGGACAGGATAAGTTCGGCAGCATGCTGGATGCGCAAATCGCGCTCGGCGAAAGCGGCTGGATCAAGCTCGGCGGCAAGCATGTGGAGAGCTGGCGCAGCACCGACAACACCGATTTCACCAACGCCATCTATACCGATGGCACCAAGTTCTCGACACTCGGCCTTTACACGGAAAATTGGAGAGAGGTCTATCCAGGAAAATATGGCTGGTCGGTGCCCAAGATCGATCAAGACGCGCTGTTCAAGCTTTTCCATGCCCGGGTGACAGCCGCAAGCTCCGACAGCTGCGCCATCCCCGCCCTGCTCGGCATCTGCAATACACAAAAGGGGCGCGAGGCGGTTTCGGCCACGTATGTGATGGGCAACCTGCAGCTCGACACCCTGGAAATTCAGCCCGGGCTGCGGTTCGAACACACAGAGATCAAGAATGTCTTCTGGCAGGATGCCTATGACAAAGCGGGACATTGGAGCAGCGGCAGCTTCGCCTCCAGCCGTACGGTGTATGATGAGCTTCTGCCGAGCCTGTTTGTGAATTGGCGGCCAAACGAGGCGGGCTCTTATCGCGCCTTGATCTGGACGAGCTATACCAAGCCGGCCTTTGTGCAATTGGCGAGCGCCGAAACCATCACCCGCAATGACAGCGGCACCAGCATCCTTGCAGGCAATCCCGATTTGAAGCCGATCAAAGCCCTTAACGGCGATGTTTCGGCCCAGTGGAGCCTGGCCGATGGCACCTATATCCAGACATCGTTTTTTGCCAAGGCGTTGAGAAACTATCTCTACAATTCCGGTTCAACGCTGGTCAATCCTGCTTTGGGCGATGAGACCCAACGGGTGCAGCCGCAGAACGGCGGTGACGGCCATGTCTATGGGCTGGAGATCGAATTCCGTCGCGAGTTTCCCGAATTCAAGGGCTGGCTTTCAGGCCTGGGCGTGGGCGCGAACTTCACCCGCCTTTGGACCCAAGTCGATCTCGGCTCAAATACGGCCCTGCATCACGAGCGCATTCAAAACGCGCCGAGTGGGATGGCGAATGTGCAGCTCTTCTATGAGCGTGACGGCATTCAGTTCGATATGCTGTGGCATTATTCCAGCGCTTACGTCTCGCGCTATGACATTCTGCATCAGAACGCATCCTGGGATCATGAATGGATCCAGCCAATGCAGCGCGTGGATCTTCATCTTGGATATGCACTAAGCAATGGGCTGCGCGTGGACGGTTCTATTTCCAATCTGCTGGATGATTTCACATATTGGTCACATGTAGGCCAACACACGACGACGATTTCCGATATTGCCGAAACGGGTCGCACGGCCATTCTCACCTTTAAATACGCGCTTTAAACGCCATCTCGCGGCGCGCGAGACGTCACAAATATTTCGCAACATTCTTGCTGAGGTGTTTGACACCCCACATCGTCCCTTAAGCGCTGCTGTCCTGGCAGC encodes:
- a CDS encoding TonB-dependent receptor, which gives rise to MRGRIRQFPALIVAVAGLSAFCAAADAQTVSLQIPAASLGAALTEVARLTGRGVLFTPDTVEGLKAPAIQGNLTAEQAVSQLIAQTPLEVVADTAGNLVVRRPPKAKPVVPAVTLHEALEPVEIVRVVATRESADALQFKAIAPVSALSTADLEHTAVHNAAEALQLLPGINVTNTGNSFFGGIDGASRGEGMFAQVRGMNSEYTLNMINGVDVAQGMPYSREVQLSLLPPFGLQTIVVSKTAQADMQSDFIGGAVDFRTPTAFDFAGDHSFSMTLGGRLETRAVDYGENGIGSVASAEASQKFGAESQFGIYVSGYYDIRQFANSEMGALMELTGDKAWAFAAGDRAGKNPAGYNAERNLQSTGFNVGISSGYTARYGTSASLVWNASAVTSFYTRVTYAYAHTEQNSTLSQILGADITTGVNGIITSDGFYRPKIGKVSTRLWYETNPEMADLGTAQIGGQSALGRATVFGKFYYSWGNNDRPNHIEISARPDNDFIYGGSSLATFDADGFPVPTLTPAMFDRLGHVGDNLVRRGGQLTIQHSGQDKFGSMLDAQIALGESGWIKLGGKHVESWRSTDNTDFTNAIYTDGTKFSTLGLYTENWREVYPGKYGWSVPKIDQDALFKLFHARVTAASSDSCAIPALLGICNTQKGREAVSATYVMGNLQLDTLEIQPGLRFEHTEIKNVFWQDAYDKAGHWSSGSFASSRTVYDELLPSLFVNWRPNEAGSYRALIWTSYTKPAFVQLASAETITRNDSGTSILAGNPDLKPIKALNGDVSAQWSLADGTYIQTSFFAKALRNYLYNSGSTLVNPALGDETQRVQPQNGGDGHVYGLEIEFRREFPEFKGWLSGLGVGANFTRLWTQVDLGSNTALHHERIQNAPSGMANVQLFYERDGIQFDMLWHYSSAYVSRYDILHQNASWDHEWIQPMQRVDLHLGYALSNGLRVDGSISNLLDDFTYWSHVGQHTTTISDIAETGRTAILTFKYAL